One Paenibacillus riograndensis SBR5 DNA segment encodes these proteins:
- a CDS encoding thymidine kinase yields MAQLFFKYGAMNSGKSIEILKVAHNYEEQGKSVLIFTPSIDNRDEVGYISSRIGLRKQAIPIDENTDIYSIVSSNLPKPHCVLIDECQFLSKDCILQLVRIVDELNIPVMAFGLKNDFQNNLFEGSKYMLIYADKIEEMKTICWFCERKATMALRVENGKPVYSGKQIQIGGNEAYYPVCRKCHKNPPL; encoded by the coding sequence GTGGCACAGTTGTTTTTCAAATACGGGGCAATGAACAGCGGCAAATCCATTGAGATACTCAAGGTTGCGCATAATTACGAGGAGCAGGGCAAGTCCGTGCTTATTTTTACTCCTTCCATTGACAACCGGGACGAAGTGGGCTACATCTCCTCCCGTATCGGGCTGCGCAAGCAGGCCATCCCTATTGACGAGAATACGGATATATACAGCATTGTCAGCAGCAACCTGCCGAAGCCCCACTGCGTGCTGATTGATGAATGCCAATTCTTAAGCAAGGACTGCATCCTCCAGCTGGTGAGGATCGTCGACGAGCTGAACATTCCGGTTATGGCCTTCGGGCTCAAAAACGATTTCCAGAACAATCTGTTTGAAGGCAGCAAATATATGCTGATCTACGCAGACAAAATTGAAGAAATGAAAACGATCTGCTGGTTCTGCGAACGGAAAGCCACCATGGCGCTCCGCGTAGAGAACGGCAAGCCCGTCTACAGCGGCAAGCAAATCCAGATTGGCGGCAATGAAGCCTACTACCCGGTATGCCGCAAATGCCATAAGAATCCGCCGCTCTAA
- a CDS encoding thiamine pyrophosphate-dependent dehydrogenase E1 component subunit alpha yields MESQGTVETINRHKPLGLSDGQVIDMYRTMQLGRKYDERSLLLQRAGKINFHVSGIGQEAAQVAAAFALDRENDYFLPYYRDYAFVLSVGMTTRELMLSVFAKAEDPNSGGRQMPGHFGSKRLRIVTGSSPVTTQVPHAVGFALAAKMQKKKFVSFVTFGEGSSNQGDFHEACNFAGVNKLPVIIFCQNNQYAISVPAHKQLGGKVSDRALGYGFPGVRVDGNDPLEVYRVVKEARERALAGEGPTLIEAMMYRLSPHSTSDNDLAYRTKEEVDANWAKDGIAAFRSYLTELGLWSDEQESDLAAEYNLELKAAIEYAENAPFPKPEDTLLHVYSESDLKGGA; encoded by the coding sequence ATGGAATCGCAAGGTACTGTAGAAACCATCAACAGACACAAGCCGCTTGGACTTAGTGACGGCCAGGTCATCGATATGTACAGAACCATGCAGCTGGGGCGGAAATACGATGAGCGCAGCCTGCTGCTGCAGCGGGCCGGGAAGATCAATTTCCATGTCTCCGGCATCGGGCAGGAGGCAGCCCAGGTGGCCGCTGCATTTGCGCTGGACCGGGAGAACGATTATTTTTTGCCATACTACCGCGACTATGCGTTTGTGCTGTCCGTGGGCATGACTACGCGTGAGCTGATGCTCTCGGTATTCGCCAAGGCGGAGGACCCCAACAGCGGCGGGCGGCAGATGCCGGGCCATTTCGGCAGCAAACGCCTGCGGATTGTGACCGGGTCCAGTCCGGTGACGACACAGGTGCCGCATGCGGTGGGTTTTGCCCTGGCAGCCAAAATGCAAAAGAAAAAATTTGTTTCCTTCGTCACCTTCGGGGAAGGCTCCAGCAACCAGGGGGATTTCCATGAAGCGTGCAATTTCGCCGGTGTGAATAAGCTGCCGGTCATCATTTTTTGCCAGAACAACCAATACGCGATTTCTGTACCTGCCCACAAACAGCTTGGCGGTAAAGTCAGTGACCGTGCGTTGGGCTATGGCTTCCCGGGGGTCCGGGTGGACGGCAATGATCCGCTGGAGGTATACCGCGTGGTGAAGGAAGCGCGTGAGCGTGCGCTTGCCGGAGAAGGGCCGACCCTGATTGAAGCGATGATGTACCGCCTGTCCCCGCATTCTACGTCGGACAATGATCTGGCGTACCGGACGAAGGAAGAAGTGGATGCCAACTGGGCAAAAGACGGCATCGCCGCCTTCCGCAGCTATCTGACTGAACTCGGACTGTGGAGCGATGAGCAGGAGAGCGATCTGGCTGCAGAATACAATTTGGAGCTCAAGGCTGCGATTGAATACGCTGAAAATGCGCCGTTTCCGAAACCGGAAGATACGCTGCTGCATGTGTACAGCGAATCTGACCTTAAGGGAGGAGCCTAA
- a CDS encoding DUF2627 domain-containing protein, which translates to MKLLTTRFIAILILVVPGLLAMKGFLMMKDDIFNYISMHGDETATPVFAWLHFGGGLLLFLAGMSFLGGWILTRDRKRNYVGPRFREKQKTQQPPSPDATS; encoded by the coding sequence ATGAAACTGTTGACCACACGCTTTATTGCCATCCTGATTCTGGTTGTGCCCGGCCTCCTGGCGATGAAAGGCTTCCTGATGATGAAAGATGATATCTTCAACTATATTTCCATGCATGGGGACGAAACGGCAACCCCTGTTTTTGCTTGGCTGCACTTTGGCGGAGGGCTGCTCCTGTTCCTGGCCGGTATGAGTTTTCTTGGCGGCTGGATTCTGACCCGTGACCGGAAGCGCAATTATGTGGGCCCCAGATTCAGGGAGAAGCAAAAGACGCAGCAGCCCCCCTCTCCGGATGCCACCAGCTAA
- a CDS encoding accessory gene regulator B family protein: MNILSYKIASRIKQSNPQETSSIEIMQYALNIILNSLLIIITSLLIGWLTLSLADTAVSLFSFAILRFFSGGKHLKTATACNIFSILLCSSIPHLSFLIKDHLLIINGLCIVIMLLFAPNPDVNAQVSIRWYPWMKAISVTLVALNFFIHSSVLGLAFLAQSLTVIPKQGRNSL, translated from the coding sequence ATGAATATATTAAGTTATAAAATCGCATCTAGGATTAAGCAATCCAATCCTCAAGAGACTAGCTCTATTGAGATTATGCAATATGCCTTGAATATTATACTTAACAGTCTGTTGATTATCATAACTTCCTTATTAATTGGCTGGTTGACCTTGAGTTTGGCAGATACTGCTGTCTCGTTATTCAGCTTTGCAATTCTAAGATTTTTCTCTGGTGGCAAGCACCTAAAAACTGCGACAGCATGCAATATCTTTTCCATTCTGTTATGCTCATCCATTCCGCATCTATCCTTTCTGATCAAAGATCATCTTCTGATCATTAATGGATTATGCATAGTTATAATGTTGTTGTTCGCACCTAATCCAGATGTCAATGCACAAGTTTCAATACGCTGGTATCCTTGGATGAAAGCCATTTCTGTGACCTTAGTAGCTCTTAATTTTTTTATTCACTCGTCTGTCCTTGGATTAGCATTTTTAGCTCAATCCTTAACAGTAATTCCAAAGCAAGGGAGGAACTCCTTATGA
- the sda gene encoding sporulation histidine kinase inhibitor Sda: MDYYFHPSPRPSSLELLSDEQLLNIYDLAVEAKASPDFIEIIQSVLTERNINSPNHSED, encoded by the coding sequence ATGGATTATTACTTTCATCCTTCTCCGCGCCCCTCATCCTTAGAACTATTGTCTGACGAACAATTGTTGAACATCTACGATCTGGCGGTGGAGGCTAAAGCTTCACCCGATTTCATTGAGATTATTCAATCCGTTCTGACCGAGAGAAACATAAACAGTCCTAACCATTCTGAGGATTGA
- a CDS encoding ABC transporter ATP-binding protein, whose translation MNIIFSYLKTYRAAAIAALLMMVIELAVELSQPLLISRIIDDGIRAQDNRIVWLWGGVLVVSAVLAFIAGVLSSFFASHASQGFAFDLRDQLYEKVQSFTYAVFSRFTTSSLITRLTADVSQLQDTIFMGLRFMTRVPLVVAGSVVMALVVQVKLGLLLALTLPVLIAFLLWVMKKASVLFRSVQNRLDGVNSVIQENLTGIRLIRVFVRMNHEIARFAAFSGELMKSTVAALRLTETSAPLIMLIVNAGIMLVLWFGRIEISTGEATLGQTVAVINYSLRTIGALSALSWIMATFSRARASSQRIQEVMSADELEAKEMAAVTAREIAPIRGKVEFRQVSFRYPQSDIAVLEDITFKVQPGDRVAIMGATGSGKSSLVGLIPRLYEQSSGDILVDGIPGAEMEISRLRGAIGYVPQEVLLFTGSVRENIAWGHPQATQDEIEQAAMAAQIHETVQELPNGYDTMLGQRGVNLSGGQKQRLTIARALVRKPAVLILDDSTSALDAVTESRLLAELKGMSCTTFLITQKISSTVSADLILLLDEGRLIAQGTHEELMERSELYRKINESQHREGVQHVQSIT comes from the coding sequence ATGAACATCATTTTTTCCTATCTCAAAACCTATAGGGCCGCAGCAATCGCTGCACTTCTGATGATGGTGATCGAACTGGCGGTGGAGCTGTCCCAACCCCTGCTGATTTCCAGGATTATTGATGACGGAATCAGGGCACAAGACAATCGGATCGTCTGGCTGTGGGGCGGTGTGCTGGTGGTAAGCGCGGTTCTGGCGTTTATTGCGGGCGTGCTAAGCTCTTTTTTTGCGTCCCATGCGAGCCAGGGGTTTGCATTTGATCTGCGGGACCAGTTGTATGAAAAGGTCCAGTCCTTCACCTATGCCGTGTTCAGCCGCTTTACGACCTCTTCCTTAATCACCCGCCTTACCGCGGATGTGTCGCAGCTGCAGGATACGATCTTCATGGGGCTCCGTTTTATGACCCGTGTGCCGCTTGTTGTAGCGGGGAGCGTGGTTATGGCGCTGGTTGTACAGGTGAAGCTGGGGCTGCTGCTGGCGCTGACCCTTCCGGTACTTATTGCCTTTCTGCTCTGGGTGATGAAAAAGGCATCGGTGTTATTCCGCAGTGTGCAGAACCGGCTGGACGGAGTCAACAGTGTGATTCAGGAGAATCTCACCGGCATCCGGCTGATCCGGGTGTTTGTGCGCATGAACCATGAGATTGCCCGGTTCGCCGCATTCAGCGGGGAGCTGATGAAGTCCACGGTCGCAGCCTTGAGGCTCACAGAAACCTCGGCCCCGCTCATTATGCTGATTGTAAATGCCGGAATTATGCTGGTGCTGTGGTTTGGGCGTATCGAAATTTCAACCGGGGAGGCCACTCTGGGGCAGACGGTCGCCGTCATTAATTATTCCCTGCGTACGATTGGCGCTTTGTCGGCGTTGTCCTGGATTATGGCGACCTTTTCCCGGGCCAGGGCTTCCTCGCAGCGGATTCAGGAAGTGATGTCGGCAGATGAACTGGAAGCCAAGGAAATGGCAGCGGTTACTGCAAGGGAGATTGCTCCAATCCGGGGTAAGGTTGAATTTCGGCAGGTCAGCTTCCGTTATCCGCAGAGTGATATTGCCGTGCTGGAGGACATTACTTTTAAGGTACAACCCGGAGATCGGGTAGCGATTATGGGGGCAACCGGTTCAGGCAAATCCTCGCTGGTGGGACTAATTCCCCGTCTATATGAGCAGAGCAGCGGTGATATCCTGGTCGATGGAATACCGGGTGCGGAAATGGAAATATCCAGGCTGCGCGGAGCTATTGGTTATGTGCCTCAAGAGGTTCTGCTGTTTACCGGCTCTGTGCGGGAGAACATTGCCTGGGGCCATCCGCAGGCGACTCAGGATGAGATTGAACAGGCGGCCATGGCCGCACAAATTCATGAGACGGTTCAAGAGCTGCCGAATGGCTACGATACTATGCTGGGACAGCGGGGAGTCAATCTGTCCGGTGGACAGAAGCAGCGGCTGACGATAGCCAGAGCGCTGGTAAGAAAGCCTGCTGTTCTGATTCTGGACGACAGTACCAGCGCGCTGGATGCGGTTACCGAAAGCCGGCTGCTGGCCGAGCTGAAGGGGATGTCCTGCACTACTTTTCTAATCACGCAAAAAATCAGTTCGACCGTATCCGCCGACCTTATCCTGCTGCTGGACGAGGGCAGACTGATTGCACAGGGCACACATGAAGAGCTTATGGAACGTTCGGAGCTGTACCGGAAAATCAATGAATCTCAGCACAGGGAGGGGGTGCAGCATGTTCAAAGCATTACTTGA
- a CDS encoding LytTR family DNA-binding domain-containing protein has product MRVLLNDGSSRDIGEEDILYFSSYKNTIFVHTKEGEFVLPTTLSDLFAAYKCKNFERLDRSNVVSLNQVESYDSERKIVTFHEGEQFATVSEPNETRLRRYLASRKDTSES; this is encoded by the coding sequence ATGCGAGTCTTGCTAAACGACGGTTCCTCCCGGGATATTGGGGAAGAAGATATATTGTATTTCTCCAGTTATAAGAATACAATATTCGTCCATACCAAAGAAGGCGAGTTTGTTCTCCCTACCACGCTTTCCGATCTCTTTGCTGCTTATAAGTGCAAAAACTTCGAACGCCTGGACCGCAGCAATGTAGTCAGTCTCAACCAAGTTGAAAGTTATGATTCCGAACGTAAAATTGTTACGTTTCACGAGGGAGAACAATTCGCTACAGTATCAGAACCTAATGAAACCAGGCTCAGAAGATATTTAGCTTCAAGAAAAGACACCTCCGAATCCTAA
- a CDS encoding FlxA-like family protein, whose amino-acid sequence MSAISSISKSPGPIQTNGNQNPAKSRDKEVQSLNNQKAKLSEQIEAVNSNEKLDQKIKQERIQALRTSIQEIDAQIAQIQIEEMQEKINTSQSKPSETQKHEAATETNNTADSMNAVVKNHTTYDRLGKLVGLSKHMEGSIKLLDTEIKKEENWLSDNPHQDSGRSLMLENAEQTVLKSKREQIQDIKATVRGIDNKIDELVSDLNDNKDTSPQVKNAPASPDSEDTGVKDKSSKSKNKSDTTEVQASNVKTNSITGAGTVPPSIDVRV is encoded by the coding sequence GTGTCAGCCATCTCTTCAATTTCCAAAAGCCCCGGCCCCATCCAAACTAACGGCAATCAAAATCCTGCCAAATCCAGGGACAAAGAAGTTCAAAGCCTGAACAACCAGAAAGCTAAGCTGAGTGAACAAATTGAAGCTGTAAACTCCAATGAAAAGCTCGATCAAAAGATAAAGCAGGAACGTATTCAGGCCCTTAGAACCTCAATACAGGAAATCGATGCGCAAATCGCTCAGATCCAAATCGAGGAAATGCAGGAAAAAATAAATACCAGCCAGTCCAAACCATCAGAAACCCAAAAACATGAAGCAGCTACCGAAACGAATAACACCGCCGATTCCATGAATGCTGTAGTAAAAAACCATACAACCTATGACCGTCTAGGGAAACTCGTTGGTCTTAGCAAGCACATGGAAGGCTCCATAAAGCTATTGGATACTGAAATTAAAAAAGAAGAGAATTGGCTCTCAGATAATCCACATCAAGATAGCGGCAGATCCTTAATGCTGGAGAACGCAGAACAGACTGTCCTAAAATCGAAACGTGAGCAAATTCAAGATATCAAAGCCACCGTCCGGGGAATCGATAACAAAATTGATGAATTGGTATCCGATCTGAATGACAATAAGGATACTTCACCACAAGTTAAGAACGCGCCTGCCTCTCCAGACTCTGAGGATACAGGTGTTAAAGATAAGTCATCCAAGAGTAAAAATAAAAGCGATACGACAGAGGTTCAAGCCTCCAATGTAAAAACAAACTCGATAACCGGCGCAGGCACCGTTCCACCATCGATTGATGTGAGGGTGTAA
- the lpdA gene encoding dihydrolipoyl dehydrogenase, producing MTISCDVAILGGGTGGYVAAIRAAQLGKSVVVIEMDKLGGTCLHRGCIPSKSLLRSAEVYAEIQESESYGIETAGVQLVFPKVQARKEAVVEQLHQGVQFLMRKNKIQVLKGKGRIIGPSIFSPRSGAVAVELENGEMETVVSGNLIVATGSRPRVLPGLKPDGKVILSSEEALTLEELPASIIIVGGGVIGVEWASMLADFGVQVTVVEAAGQLLPLEDEEIARELLRLLKKRGVKVLTGTTVDAGTCVITESEVTIEARKGEQTQSLSAEKLLVSVGRVANIENIGLENTDIHFGKGVIEVNDNMQTNEPHIYAIGDCIGGLQLAHAASHEGIRAVDHLAGETLHPYHPHLVPRCVYTRPEVASVGYTEKEARALGADVVTGKFPFSAIGKAIVYGMKDGFVKVVADRSSGDILGVQMIGPHVTDLIGEAALAQLLDATPWEIGEAVHAHPTLSEIIGEAMLAVDGRAIGF from the coding sequence ATGACGATTTCATGCGACGTAGCCATACTTGGCGGAGGGACCGGAGGTTATGTGGCGGCGATCCGCGCTGCCCAGCTCGGGAAGTCTGTTGTTGTCATTGAAATGGACAAACTGGGCGGAACCTGTCTGCACCGCGGCTGCATTCCCAGCAAATCGCTGCTGCGCAGTGCCGAGGTATACGCTGAAATACAAGAGAGTGAGAGTTACGGCATTGAAACTGCAGGTGTACAGCTGGTGTTCCCGAAGGTGCAGGCCCGCAAGGAGGCTGTAGTCGAGCAGCTGCATCAGGGTGTGCAATTTCTGATGCGCAAGAATAAAATTCAGGTGCTGAAGGGAAAAGGACGGATTATTGGTCCTTCGATTTTCTCTCCGCGCAGCGGCGCGGTGGCTGTGGAGCTGGAGAACGGCGAGATGGAGACTGTCGTTTCCGGCAATCTCATCGTAGCAACCGGCTCGCGTCCGCGTGTGCTGCCCGGCCTCAAGCCGGATGGCAAGGTGATTCTGAGCAGCGAGGAAGCATTGACACTGGAAGAGCTGCCCGCTTCCATTATTATTGTCGGCGGCGGAGTCATTGGTGTGGAATGGGCTTCGATGCTGGCGGATTTCGGCGTACAGGTCACTGTGGTGGAAGCCGCTGGCCAGCTGCTGCCGCTTGAGGATGAGGAGATCGCCCGCGAGCTGCTGCGGCTGCTGAAGAAACGCGGCGTCAAAGTCCTGACAGGGACCACTGTTGATGCCGGAACCTGTGTGATTACGGAATCGGAAGTCACCATTGAAGCCCGCAAGGGCGAACAGACTCAGAGCCTGTCTGCCGAAAAACTGCTGGTATCCGTAGGCAGAGTAGCCAACATAGAGAACATCGGGCTGGAGAATACCGATATTCATTTTGGCAAAGGTGTCATTGAAGTCAATGACAATATGCAGACCAACGAGCCGCATATCTACGCAATTGGCGATTGCATCGGCGGGCTGCAGCTGGCCCATGCCGCAAGCCACGAAGGCATCCGGGCGGTGGACCATCTGGCAGGGGAGACGCTCCATCCGTACCACCCGCATCTGGTGCCGCGCTGTGTGTATACCCGGCCGGAGGTGGCGAGTGTAGGCTACACCGAAAAAGAGGCCAGAGCGCTTGGCGCGGATGTGGTCACAGGCAAATTTCCTTTTTCAGCCATTGGCAAAGCGATTGTCTACGGGATGAAAGACGGGTTCGTCAAGGTCGTTGCCGACCGCAGCAGCGGCGATATTCTCGGTGTGCAGATGATCGGCCCCCATGTTACGGATCTGATCGGGGAAGCGGCGCTGGCACAATTGCTGGATGCCACCCCTTGGGAGATCGGGGAAGCGGTTCATGCCCATCCGACGCTTTCCGAGATCATCGGCGAAGCGATGCTCGCTGTGGATGGAAGAGCAATCGGATTCTAG
- a CDS encoding alpha-ketoacid dehydrogenase subunit beta, which translates to MAIMEYIDAIRLAMKEEMERDESVFVLGEDVGVKGGVFTTTKGLQEQFGEERVMDTPLAESAIAGVAIGAAMYGMKPIAEMQYSDFMLPATNQIISEAAKIRYRSNNDWSCPVVIRAPIGGGIFGGLYHSQCPESIFFGTPGLKIVAPYSAYDAKGLLKAAVRDPDPVLFFENKKCYKLIKEDVPEGDYTVPIGEANLLREGSDITVIGYSLPLHFAMQAAEELEREEGITAHILDLRTLQPLDREAIIAAARQTGKVLIVHEDNKTGGIGGEVAAIIAEHCLFELDAPIFRLCGPDVPAMPISPPMEKFFMLSKDKVKAEMLRLAQY; encoded by the coding sequence ATGGCGATTATGGAATATATCGATGCCATCCGGCTGGCAATGAAGGAAGAGATGGAGCGCGATGAATCGGTGTTCGTGCTGGGCGAGGACGTTGGTGTCAAGGGCGGTGTCTTCACCACCACCAAAGGGCTGCAGGAGCAATTCGGGGAGGAGCGCGTAATGGATACGCCGCTGGCGGAGTCCGCGATTGCCGGAGTGGCTATCGGTGCAGCCATGTACGGCATGAAGCCGATTGCTGAAATGCAGTATTCCGATTTTATGCTTCCGGCGACCAACCAGATCATCAGCGAAGCCGCCAAAATCCGCTACCGCTCCAATAACGACTGGAGCTGTCCGGTAGTGATCCGCGCGCCGATCGGCGGTGGGATTTTCGGCGGGCTGTACCACTCCCAGTGCCCGGAATCGATTTTCTTTGGCACACCGGGACTGAAGATTGTAGCTCCGTATTCCGCCTATGACGCCAAAGGGCTGCTGAAGGCGGCCGTGCGCGACCCTGATCCGGTCCTGTTCTTCGAGAACAAGAAGTGCTATAAGCTGATCAAGGAGGATGTGCCGGAAGGAGATTACACGGTTCCTATCGGTGAAGCGAACCTGCTGCGGGAAGGCAGCGATATTACCGTGATCGGGTACAGTCTGCCGCTGCATTTTGCGATGCAGGCGGCGGAGGAGCTGGAGCGCGAGGAAGGCATTACCGCGCATATTCTTGATCTGCGCACCCTGCAGCCGCTGGACCGCGAAGCCATCATTGCCGCCGCCCGCCAGACCGGCAAGGTGCTGATTGTCCACGAGGACAACAAGACCGGGGGCATCGGCGGTGAAGTGGCGGCGATCATCGCCGAACATTGCCTGTTCGAGCTGGATGCGCCGATCTTCCGCCTCTGTGGACCCGATGTGCCGGCGATGCCGATCAGCCCGCCGATGGAGAAGTTTTTTATGCTGAGCAAGGATAAAGTGAAAGCGGAAATGCTGCGCCTGGCGCAGTATTGA
- a CDS encoding ABC transporter ATP-binding protein has product MFKALLEPFRHPRLNVGLGDAASFGSPGGRKPKAKAKDWSATLRRIWSYLAKRKAKLVLVLVMVLLSSGLALLGPYLISRAVDHYLEGDGGRTWGIFLITLAVVYLLNSLTSWLQNIWMIEIAQETVYRMRTDLFAHLHRLPISFFNRRQQGEIMSRLTNDIENISSTLNSSAIQIFSSVLTLLGTVGVMLWLSPLLTLLTFIVVPLMILGMRWITRRTGPLFKERQRNMGELNGFIEETLSGQRIIKAFSQEERVISGFRERNARIMLSGYWAQAISGFIPKLMNGLNNLSFAIVAGVGGLLAIRGLVTVGVIIAFVEYTRQFTRPLNDLANQWNTLLSAIAGAERVFEVLDEEAEAKDEGAAVSLDHVEGTVKFSGVSFSYDGGADTLQDISFEAKPGEMIALVGPTGAGKTTLIGLLSRFYDPDKGSITLDGRELSSIRRESLRSHMAFVLQDSFLFKGTIRDNIRYGRLDASDEEVEAAAKLANAHSFIMRMKGGYERMLSVDGSGISQGQKQLLAIARAILANPSMLVLDEATSSIDTVTEIKIQEGLQTLMKGRTSFVIAHRLGTIRAADRILVLQGGRLLQQGSHEELLQEGGLYSELVRGSSDSAAG; this is encoded by the coding sequence ATGTTCAAAGCATTACTTGAGCCTTTTCGCCATCCGAGGCTGAATGTAGGGCTTGGAGACGCGGCAAGCTTCGGGTCGCCGGGAGGACGCAAGCCGAAGGCTAAGGCCAAGGACTGGTCCGCCACGCTCCGCAGAATCTGGAGTTATCTGGCGAAACGCAAGGCGAAGCTGGTTCTGGTGCTGGTCATGGTGCTTCTCAGTTCCGGGCTTGCGCTGCTTGGACCTTATCTGATCAGCAGGGCAGTGGACCATTATCTGGAGGGGGACGGGGGCAGGACCTGGGGAATCTTCCTGATTACGCTTGCTGTTGTCTATTTGCTGAATTCGCTGACTTCCTGGCTGCAGAACATCTGGATGATTGAAATTGCCCAGGAGACGGTATACCGGATGCGTACGGACCTGTTTGCGCACCTTCACCGGCTGCCGATTTCGTTCTTCAACCGCAGGCAGCAAGGTGAAATTATGAGCCGTCTGACCAATGATATTGAGAATATCAGTTCAACGCTGAACAGCTCGGCGATCCAGATTTTCTCCAGTGTGCTGACTCTGCTTGGCACCGTGGGGGTGATGCTGTGGCTCAGCCCGCTGCTGACGCTGCTGACCTTCATTGTGGTCCCGCTGATGATCCTCGGCATGCGCTGGATTACGCGGCGGACGGGCCCGCTGTTCAAGGAGCGCCAGCGCAACATGGGTGAACTGAACGGCTTCATTGAGGAGACATTGTCCGGCCAGCGGATCATTAAGGCTTTTTCACAAGAGGAACGGGTAATCAGCGGCTTCCGGGAGCGTAATGCGCGGATCATGCTGTCGGGCTACTGGGCCCAGGCCATCTCCGGCTTCATCCCGAAGCTGATGAACGGCCTGAACAATCTCAGCTTTGCGATTGTTGCCGGTGTCGGCGGTCTGCTGGCCATCCGGGGATTGGTCACGGTAGGTGTCATTATCGCATTCGTAGAATATACGCGCCAGTTCACACGGCCGCTGAATGATCTCGCGAACCAGTGGAACACGCTGCTGTCAGCGATTGCCGGTGCGGAGCGGGTGTTCGAGGTGCTGGATGAGGAAGCGGAGGCGAAGGATGAAGGGGCGGCCGTATCGCTAGACCATGTGGAAGGCACGGTGAAGTTCTCCGGGGTATCCTTCTCCTATGACGGCGGGGCGGATACGCTGCAGGATATCAGCTTTGAGGCTAAGCCGGGCGAGATGATCGCGCTGGTCGGGCCTACCGGGGCAGGCAAAACCACCCTGATCGGGCTGCTGTCCCGCTTCTATGATCCTGACAAAGGCAGCATTACGCTGGATGGCAGGGAGCTGTCTTCGATCCGCCGGGAAAGCCTGCGCAGCCATATGGCCTTTGTGCTGCAGGATTCGTTTCTGTTCAAGGGAACGATCCGCGACAATATCCGCTACGGCAGGCTGGATGCCAGCGACGAGGAAGTGGAGGCGGCGGCGAAGCTGGCCAACGCCCATTCTTTTATTATGCGGATGAAAGGCGGGTACGAGCGGATGCTGTCGGTTGACGGCAGCGGCATCAGCCAGGGGCAGAAGCAGCTGCTGGCCATCGCGCGGGCGATTCTCGCCAATCCGTCCATGCTGGTGCTGGATGAAGCGACCAGCAGCATAGATACCGTGACAGAGATCAAGATTCAGGAGGGGCTGCAGACGCTGATGAAAGGCCGGACCAGCTTCGTAATCGCCCACCGGCTGGGCACCATCCGCGCGGCAGACCGCATTCTGGTGCTCCAGGGCGGACGGCTGCTGCAGCAGGGATCACATGAAGAGCTGCTGCAGGAGGGCGGATTGTACAGTGAACTGGTGCGGGGTTCATCGGATTCAGCGGCAGGATAG
- a CDS encoding DinB family protein — MNQRPQPGEYSEFPARYISLVPPEGELAAVLREQSNLMYDLLDGLSEEQGSYRYAKGKWSIKQMLGHLTDNDRIMSYRLLAIARGEKAPLPGYEENDYAAAGEFERFTLSEMVQHYKLVRQSTIALLESLPEEAWTRMGAASGNPISVRAVACVIIGHELHHLGVLKERYLK; from the coding sequence ATGAACCAGCGTCCACAACCAGGAGAGTACAGTGAATTTCCGGCCCGTTACATTTCTTTGGTCCCCCCTGAAGGGGAGCTTGCGGCTGTGCTTAGGGAACAATCCAATCTGATGTATGATCTGTTGGACGGGCTGAGCGAGGAGCAGGGCAGTTACCGCTATGCAAAAGGCAAATGGAGCATCAAGCAGATGCTCGGACACCTGACTGATAATGACCGCATTATGTCCTACCGGTTGCTCGCAATTGCCAGAGGGGAGAAAGCTCCGCTGCCCGGATATGAGGAAAATGACTATGCGGCGGCAGGAGAGTTCGAGCGGTTTACGCTCAGTGAAATGGTGCAGCATTATAAGCTGGTACGCCAATCTACAATTGCGCTGCTGGAAAGTCTGCCCGAGGAGGCATGGACCCGGATGGGGGCGGCCAGCGGTAATCCGATTTCTGTCAGAGCTGTAGCCTGTGTAATTATTGGACATGAGCTGCATCATCTGGGTGTCCTGAAGGAGCGGTATTTGAAGTAG